The Thermoplasma acidophilum DSM 1728 genome includes a window with the following:
- a CDS encoding 3-hydroxyacyl-CoA dehydrogenase family protein: MEIKTVGVIGAGTMGSAIAELFAFNGFNVVMKDQNMDLARSGYSGIEKILNDMKRINDEKPEKEIARIENYGIKLSDDQKNAIRKKIGVQVDVNAMLKRISLTDKYSDLSSCDLVIEAAFENQDVKNRIFSDISDLSEHAIIASNTSSLSITEMSSRLKRPENALILHFFNPPYLLPLVEVVPSLYTSDEAKNTAVSLISRMKNHREGMVPVMAKEREGFIVNRLLIPLINSASDLLDSGVASAEDIDTAMKKGAGFPMGPLELADMIGIDVVVDVMEVLERAYGERYKTSVILRRMREANRLGRKTRIGFYKY, from the coding sequence ATGGAAATTAAAACAGTAGGGGTTATAGGTGCTGGAACAATGGGATCTGCAATAGCTGAGCTTTTCGCCTTCAACGGTTTCAATGTAGTTATGAAAGATCAGAACATGGATCTTGCGAGATCCGGCTATTCCGGGATAGAGAAAATACTGAATGATATGAAGAGGATAAATGACGAGAAACCGGAAAAGGAAATAGCTAGGATCGAGAATTATGGAATCAAGCTATCAGACGATCAGAAGAATGCCATCAGGAAAAAGATCGGAGTACAGGTTGATGTAAACGCCATGCTGAAGAGAATAAGTCTCACGGATAAGTATTCAGATCTGTCTTCATGCGATCTCGTCATCGAGGCTGCCTTCGAAAACCAGGATGTTAAGAACAGGATATTTTCGGACATTTCTGATCTATCTGAACATGCAATCATAGCCTCAAACACATCCTCGCTGAGCATAACAGAGATGTCCTCGCGCCTGAAAAGGCCTGAAAATGCACTCATTCTGCACTTCTTCAATCCTCCATACCTCCTTCCGCTCGTGGAGGTTGTTCCGTCCCTCTACACATCAGATGAGGCCAAGAACACTGCAGTATCTCTGATATCCAGAATGAAGAACCACCGTGAGGGCATGGTGCCGGTTATGGCGAAAGAACGCGAGGGCTTCATAGTCAACAGACTGCTTATACCGCTTATAAATTCAGCTTCGGATCTTCTCGATAGTGGCGTGGCGTCTGCAGAAGACATAGATACTGCCATGAAGAAGGGTGCTGGATTCCCAATGGGGCCGCTGGAGCTAGCCGACATGATAGGCATAGATGTAGTTGTTGACGTCATGGAAGTACTCGAAAGGGCTTATGGTGAAAGATACAAGACATCTGTGATCCTAAGAAGAATGCGGGAGGCGAATCGATTGGGAAGAAAAACGAGAATTGGATTTTATAAATATTAA
- a CDS encoding multiprotein bridging factor aMBF1 → MECEMCGKKVSKTTKIMIDGAVLNVCDDCAKFGTPVIEHNKFKPVDQAIKVQLPERPQPRPVAIKKPAKKVSDEDLDIVEDYAELVKNARERLAMSQADLAAKIFERKNVIASIERGDLMPDLKTARKLEKILGITLVEKA, encoded by the coding sequence ATGGAATGCGAGATGTGTGGAAAAAAGGTGTCGAAGACCACAAAGATCATGATAGATGGTGCAGTTCTCAACGTCTGCGACGATTGCGCCAAATTTGGAACGCCTGTGATAGAACACAATAAGTTCAAGCCTGTGGATCAAGCTATAAAAGTACAGTTGCCTGAGAGGCCGCAGCCTAGGCCTGTCGCAATCAAGAAGCCCGCAAAAAAGGTGAGCGACGAGGATCTCGATATAGTGGAAGATTACGCTGAACTGGTAAAAAATGCCAGAGAAAGATTGGCCATGTCTCAGGCCGATCTTGCTGCAAAGATCTTCGAGAGGAAAAATGTCATAGCCAGCATAGAAAGAGGCGATCTCATGCCCGATCTCAAAACTGCAAGGAAACTTGAGAAGATACTCGGGATAACGCTGGTGGAAAAGGCATGA
- a CDS encoding fibrillarin-like rRNA/tRNA 2'-O-methyltransferase yields MQEKIRRKSSQPVYLYGMKNMLRIGNKLYTRTSKNKKVYGEDIIRFEHANYREWRPDRSKLAAAILKGLHNMPIGESSSILYLGASTGTTVSHVSDIAPSGRIYAVEVAYEPFSKLLDLAEQRDNIYPILEDANLPERYRFFVDHVDVIYQDISQRNQIAIFKRNMDEFQPRSAFLVLKTRSIASTEDAKTILRKTIEQLSSYNIREVIDLSPYDTDHYLILVDAKGVRR; encoded by the coding sequence ATGCAAGAGAAGATCCGCAGGAAATCTTCGCAGCCCGTGTACCTGTACGGAATGAAGAACATGCTTAGGATTGGAAATAAACTGTATACCAGGACTTCAAAGAATAAGAAGGTTTATGGAGAGGATATAATAAGATTCGAACACGCCAACTACAGGGAGTGGAGGCCAGACAGGAGCAAACTGGCCGCCGCAATACTAAAAGGCCTCCACAATATGCCCATAGGCGAAAGCAGCAGCATTCTCTACCTTGGTGCGTCAACCGGTACAACTGTGAGCCATGTCTCTGACATTGCCCCATCGGGGAGGATATATGCAGTGGAAGTTGCCTACGAGCCGTTTTCAAAGCTCCTTGATCTAGCCGAACAGCGGGATAATATATATCCTATCCTGGAAGACGCAAACCTTCCAGAACGTTACCGTTTTTTCGTAGATCACGTCGATGTGATCTACCAAGATATATCCCAAAGAAATCAGATCGCAATTTTCAAGAGAAACATGGATGAGTTTCAACCAAGATCCGCCTTCCTGGTACTCAAGACAAGATCCATCGCTTCTACCGAGGATGCAAAGACCATACTGAGGAAGACGATCGAACAGCTGTCGTCTTATAACATAAGGGAGGTAATAGACCTCTCACCGTACGATACCGATCATTATCTAATTCTGGTAGACGCCAAAGGCGTACGCCGATGA
- a CDS encoding 6-pyruvoyl trahydropterin synthase family protein, giving the protein MNGWYTNMRFSAAHFIPSHFKCSRLHGHDYGVIVNVEGDMVDGMLIDFIELKNAIRSVINEMDHKLLVPAKANIARYDEERDEYEINYSNKRMVIPGEFVYLCDVHNTTSEELSEYIARRVGEKLRLKKNIRKLEISVEEGPGQGVYSEAGISL; this is encoded by the coding sequence GTGAACGGTTGGTATACGAACATGCGGTTTTCCGCTGCACACTTTATACCTTCGCATTTCAAATGTTCCCGCCTGCATGGCCATGACTACGGCGTAATTGTCAACGTCGAGGGAGATATGGTGGATGGTATGCTCATCGACTTCATCGAATTAAAGAATGCCATAAGATCGGTCATAAACGAGATGGATCACAAGCTTCTGGTGCCTGCGAAAGCCAACATCGCAAGGTATGATGAAGAAAGAGATGAGTATGAGATAAATTATAGCAATAAGAGGATGGTGATTCCCGGGGAATTTGTCTATCTCTGCGATGTTCACAATACCACGAGTGAAGAGCTATCAGAGTATATAGCAAGGAGAGTCGGAGAGAAACTCAGGCTCAAGAAAAACATAAGGAAGCTCGAGATATCTGTCGAAGAGGGTCCAGGCCAGGGCGTTTATTCTGAAGCGGGCATATCGTTATGA
- the queC gene encoding 7-cyano-7-deazaguanine synthase QueC: protein MERKKAVVLLSGGLDSSTVLAYAISLGYEVHAISFDYGQRHSREMNSSEELAKYYGVDRKIVHVDLRSIGKSALTDDIEVPSRDLESIPEEIPVTYVPARNTIFLSIAAAYAESIGSTDIFIGANAIDYSGYPDCRPEYFNAMEKALTLGTEIGLRKGMHINVPLQYLTKADIIRMGLKLGVPYEKTWSCYKGGEKACGECDSCLLRLKGFMEAGSEDPLEYEKYPTFYKDYIEKRKK, encoded by the coding sequence ATGGAGAGGAAGAAGGCAGTTGTCCTGCTATCTGGGGGCCTAGATTCGAGTACCGTTTTAGCATACGCCATATCTCTTGGCTACGAAGTTCACGCCATATCATTCGACTACGGGCAGAGGCATTCAAGGGAGATGAACAGTTCCGAAGAACTAGCAAAATACTACGGAGTTGACAGAAAGATCGTGCATGTGGATCTCAGATCCATAGGTAAGAGTGCGCTCACCGATGACATCGAAGTTCCTTCAAGGGATCTTGAATCCATACCTGAAGAGATCCCGGTTACGTACGTACCGGCTAGAAACACCATATTTCTATCCATAGCGGCAGCATACGCTGAATCGATAGGATCAACGGACATATTCATCGGTGCAAACGCAATCGACTACAGTGGGTATCCAGACTGCAGGCCGGAGTATTTCAACGCCATGGAGAAGGCGCTTACACTTGGCACGGAGATAGGGCTCAGGAAGGGCATGCACATAAATGTACCCTTGCAGTATCTGACAAAAGCCGACATAATCAGGATGGGCCTGAAGCTAGGCGTTCCATACGAAAAGACATGGTCATGCTATAAGGGAGGGGAAAAGGCATGCGGAGAATGCGATTCATGCCTCCTGAGGCTCAAGGGATTCATGGAGGCTGGTTCAGAAGATCCGCTGGAATACGAAAAATACCCTACCTTCTATAAAGACTACATTGAAAAAAGAAAAAAATAG
- the mdh gene encoding malate dehydrogenase: MARKKISVIGAGNVGATVAQFLAAKQLGDVYLFDVVDGIPEGKALDIQEGAPHWRYDLDVVGFSTSDETKYKNMEGSDVIVVTAGLARKPGMSRDDLFDKNVEIISDVSRNIKKYSPDSIIVVVSNPADIMAYALQKFTGIDPSKIMGLGGSLDSSRFRTFLAKELNVSVEDVNAFVIGGHGDDMVPFIRYSSVAGIPIENLLSKEKIDEIVKRTRFGGGEIVNYLKTGSAFYAPGISITAMVESVIMDKKRVIPCAAYITGKHADHYGIRDKFIGVPIKIGEKGVEQIYDIDFKPDELELWKKSVASVEASSKKVDEWIAKHAH, translated from the coding sequence ATGGCAAGAAAGAAGATTTCTGTAATAGGCGCCGGAAATGTAGGTGCCACAGTCGCACAGTTCTTGGCCGCAAAACAGCTCGGCGATGTTTATCTGTTTGATGTTGTAGATGGAATTCCTGAGGGAAAGGCTCTGGATATTCAGGAGGGAGCTCCACACTGGAGATACGATCTTGATGTGGTGGGTTTCAGTACGAGTGATGAAACCAAGTACAAGAACATGGAGGGCAGCGACGTCATAGTCGTTACGGCTGGACTGGCAAGGAAGCCAGGGATGAGCAGGGACGATCTCTTTGACAAGAACGTGGAGATAATATCTGACGTTTCGAGAAACATAAAGAAATACTCGCCAGATTCAATAATAGTGGTGGTATCAAACCCAGCCGATATAATGGCCTATGCATTGCAGAAGTTTACCGGCATAGATCCATCGAAGATAATGGGTCTCGGCGGATCTCTTGACAGTTCAAGGTTCAGAACCTTTCTCGCAAAGGAATTGAATGTGTCTGTTGAAGACGTTAACGCATTCGTCATTGGGGGACACGGAGATGATATGGTGCCGTTCATACGATACTCCAGCGTTGCCGGCATACCCATAGAGAACCTGCTTTCAAAGGAGAAGATCGATGAGATAGTGAAGAGGACGAGGTTTGGCGGCGGAGAGATCGTGAACTATCTGAAGACAGGCAGCGCTTTCTACGCACCTGGCATATCCATAACCGCGATGGTGGAATCTGTGATCATGGACAAGAAACGCGTCATACCGTGCGCAGCTTACATAACCGGCAAGCATGCGGACCACTACGGAATAAGGGACAAGTTCATAGGCGTGCCGATAAAGATCGGAGAGAAGGGTGTAGAACAGATATACGACATAGACTTCAAGCCGGATGAACTTGAGCTCTGGAAGAAGAGTGTGGCTTCAGTTGAGGCCAGCTCAAAGAAAGTGGACGAGTGGATCGCAAAGCACGCCCACTGA
- a CDS encoding gas vesicle protein GvpD basic region 2 domain-containing protein, with translation MYIFEQFFDQRFGKSMVIKGKPGSGKTTFTLDFLTSIRDHHPVYYISSRSTDSAISEAYPWIKERFSGEGEISKVKTDYLNRFEKMVEEGKFGDFLKDGLIIDTKKIVPIVHSLYEFVDAHIGERPIIALDSIDAIAEEYNIPEDFLFLMLKNDLVEGSGANLVSILEAKQNERLEYFADGVVSLDYNIKNDMLIRSLTLEKMRGISIGPYPSYMFSLAGGKFNSVMRSSLVFPDTKYEPARISDPAEFQVSLGDPEYGKLTPEGTDTVPGGSIVILHLKDKGAAVNDFVSLFKTNLIITNIIQGRGVIDVTASGYETYTVLLKSLAGKYLNNYITTSKSDMINPYVISLKGVRLKDDINREIIEVKLAQSKGPYIYFFSSDYLYLVYGPEFLNQIIEVVDDIRTTGVIFIVADDTTYDKMFSASHISLDLFSVNGYAAVSSNKTSSYLIQIMPDEKRWPKIRFIEIE, from the coding sequence ATGTATATATTCGAACAGTTTTTCGATCAGCGTTTCGGAAAATCAATGGTCATTAAGGGCAAGCCGGGTTCCGGCAAGACAACCTTCACTTTGGATTTTTTGACGTCGATCAGAGATCATCATCCAGTTTACTACATTTCATCTAGGTCAACTGATTCTGCCATATCTGAAGCCTATCCCTGGATCAAGGAACGGTTCAGCGGTGAGGGCGAGATCAGTAAGGTCAAGACGGACTACCTGAACCGGTTCGAGAAGATGGTTGAGGAGGGGAAATTCGGGGATTTCCTTAAGGACGGATTGATAATAGATACGAAGAAGATCGTGCCAATAGTACACTCGCTTTACGAATTTGTTGACGCTCACATTGGCGAAAGGCCAATAATAGCCCTGGATTCCATCGACGCCATCGCGGAGGAATACAATATACCTGAGGATTTTCTCTTTCTGATGCTGAAGAACGATCTCGTTGAGGGTTCGGGGGCAAATCTCGTTTCCATTCTTGAAGCAAAGCAAAACGAGAGGCTTGAGTACTTCGCAGATGGAGTCGTGAGCCTTGATTACAACATAAAGAACGACATGCTCATACGGTCTCTGACGCTGGAAAAGATGAGGGGCATATCCATCGGGCCATATCCAAGCTACATGTTCTCATTGGCAGGTGGAAAGTTCAACAGCGTTATGAGGAGCAGCCTTGTCTTTCCAGATACCAAGTATGAGCCTGCCAGGATCTCGGATCCGGCTGAGTTCCAGGTCTCACTCGGCGATCCCGAATACGGCAAGCTCACGCCAGAGGGTACTGACACTGTACCTGGAGGTTCCATAGTAATACTGCACCTCAAGGATAAGGGGGCAGCAGTCAACGATTTCGTATCTCTGTTCAAAACGAATTTGATAATAACGAATATAATCCAAGGGCGAGGCGTGATCGATGTAACGGCCAGTGGCTACGAAACGTACACCGTGCTTCTCAAATCCCTTGCAGGCAAGTATCTTAATAACTACATAACCACTTCGAAATCCGATATGATCAATCCATATGTCATATCACTAAAAGGCGTTAGGCTCAAGGATGATATAAACAGAGAAATAATAGAGGTTAAACTTGCCCAGTCCAAGGGACCTTACATATACTTCTTCTCATCGGATTATCTCTACCTCGTCTACGGTCCTGAATTCCTGAACCAGATCATAGAGGTCGTGGATGATATAAGGACAACTGGTGTGATCTTCATAGTGGCCGATGACACCACCTACGACAAGATGTTCTCTGCTTCCCATATTTCACTGGATCTATTTTCAGTAAACGGTTATGCCGCAGTATCTTCGAACAAAACATCTTCCTACTTGATACAGATAATGCCAGATGAAAAAAGATGGCCAAAAATAAGATTTATAGAGATAGAGTGA
- a CDS encoding peroxiredoxin produces MPVTLGQKAPDFTVNTSKGPVTLSSYRGKWVLLFSHPGDFTPVCTTEFIAFTERYKDFQALGVELLGLSIDSVYSHIAWIRDIKEHFGIEIPFPIIADIDKEVARQYNLIDEKSGATVRGVFIIDPNQIVRWMIYYPAETGRNIDEIIRVIKALQFNWERKLATPANWQPGQEGIEGAPSTVDASLKRDGEPGVKTWYLKFVK; encoded by the coding sequence ATGCCAGTAACATTGGGTCAAAAGGCTCCGGATTTTACCGTGAACACGTCAAAGGGTCCTGTAACCCTGTCCAGCTACAGGGGAAAGTGGGTTCTGCTGTTTTCGCATCCAGGTGATTTCACACCGGTGTGCACAACGGAGTTCATAGCATTTACAGAGAGATACAAGGATTTCCAGGCTCTGGGCGTTGAACTCCTCGGCCTCAGCATCGACAGCGTGTACAGCCATATAGCGTGGATAAGGGACATAAAGGAGCACTTCGGTATTGAAATACCATTCCCGATAATTGCGGACATAGACAAGGAGGTTGCCAGGCAGTACAACCTGATCGATGAGAAGTCCGGCGCAACCGTCAGGGGAGTTTTCATCATCGATCCGAACCAGATAGTCAGGTGGATGATCTACTATCCGGCCGAGACAGGAAGGAACATAGACGAGATAATAAGGGTGATAAAGGCCCTGCAGTTCAACTGGGAACGCAAGCTAGCCACGCCAGCCAACTGGCAGCCCGGGCAGGAGGGAATAGAGGGCGCACCTTCAACGGTTGATGCAAGCCTGAAGAGGGATGGAGAACCGGGTGTGAAGACCTGGTATCTGAAGTTTGTGAAATAA
- the hemB gene encoding porphobilinogen synthase, protein MFPIIRMRRYRKDQNFRDLFSETSIRPEKLVMPIFVEEGISKPVEISSMPGILRYPLGDLKAYVKHLEDIGVKSVLLFGVPSHKDSMGSAAYDKNGVIQKAISVIKDNTNIITIADLCLCEYTDTGQCGLLKDGYVDNDSTLEVYRKIAKSYAEAGVDIVAPSGMMDGQVSAIRDELDNDGFENVMIMAYSSKFSSNLYGPFREAAESAPKVGDRKSYQMDYRNQREALREIDLDVYEGADIIMVKPAIFYLDIIAKARERFDLPLAAYSVSGEYNMIYNAVKNGYLSEDAIRESLVSIFRAGADIVITYFTEQILTNSK, encoded by the coding sequence ATGTTCCCGATCATTAGAATGAGAAGGTACAGAAAGGATCAGAATTTCAGGGATCTTTTCTCCGAAACTTCGATCAGGCCGGAGAAGCTGGTTATGCCAATATTTGTTGAAGAGGGCATTTCGAAGCCGGTAGAGATCTCCTCCATGCCGGGAATACTGAGATATCCGCTTGGAGATCTGAAGGCCTATGTGAAACACCTTGAAGACATAGGAGTGAAATCTGTCCTACTGTTCGGCGTTCCATCGCATAAGGATAGTATGGGAAGTGCTGCCTACGACAAGAATGGCGTGATACAGAAGGCCATATCCGTAATCAAAGATAACACGAACATAATAACAATTGCGGATCTTTGTCTATGTGAATACACAGATACAGGGCAATGCGGCCTGTTGAAGGATGGTTATGTGGACAACGACTCAACGCTTGAGGTGTACAGGAAAATAGCGAAAAGCTATGCAGAGGCCGGTGTGGATATAGTCGCCCCTAGCGGTATGATGGATGGGCAGGTATCGGCCATAAGGGATGAACTGGATAATGATGGCTTCGAAAACGTGATGATCATGGCGTACAGTTCCAAGTTCTCATCAAATCTCTATGGCCCATTCAGGGAAGCCGCGGAATCCGCTCCGAAGGTCGGAGACAGAAAGAGCTACCAGATGGATTACAGAAACCAGAGGGAAGCGCTCAGGGAGATCGATCTGGACGTGTACGAGGGTGCAGACATAATAATGGTAAAACCGGCGATTTTCTACCTGGATATCATAGCTAAGGCCAGAGAAAGATTCGATCTGCCGTTGGCTGCGTACAGCGTGAGCGGCGAGTACAATATGATATACAATGCGGTGAAGAACGGGTACCTGTCCGAAGATGCCATACGAGAATCATTAGTTTCCATATTCCGAGCCGGTGCGGATATAGTGATAACGTACTTCACGGAACAGATACTAACGAATTCAAAATGA
- a CDS encoding TA0956 family protein has translation MTLCAMYNISMAGSHPTTICVVMDRFLESFSELYDIIDENDTDVMMDFISRFARTDEIMPEDKTVGFVVVNADKKLMSVSFSDIDENMKKVIKATAEKFKNKGFKVETDM, from the coding sequence ATGACGCTCTGTGCAATGTACAATATATCGATGGCCGGTTCTCATCCAACCACAATATGCGTTGTCATGGATAGGTTCCTGGAATCATTCAGTGAACTTTATGATATCATCGATGAAAACGACACCGATGTCATGATGGATTTCATCTCAAGGTTCGCAAGAACAGATGAGATCATGCCGGAAGATAAAACGGTCGGATTCGTTGTTGTCAACGCTGATAAGAAGCTCATGTCTGTATCATTTTCCGACATAGATGAGAACATGAAAAAGGTAATAAAGGCAACAGCCGAGAAATTCAAAAACAAAGGATTCAAAGTTGAAACGGATATGTAA
- the nuoN gene encoding NADH-quinone oxidoreductase subunit NuoN, giving the protein MSDIALFYPEIFLAIMGFVVLAVGIPVRKSIVNAAITFATLAVAIIMIAFTPYSSAYGITVNKFSEYFAIVLLISALFISLPVAKYLGKRSEIFYSALIFSALGMIFVAETWNLIIAFVAFESVSIMTYIMSAYGGKQRNLEATVKYFFTGTIATTFIILGIAFYFFSVGTFTLSTSTTMVSADKPTMLLALLFLLIGFGFKLAIFPMHQWAIDAYDGTENDVSAFLSTGTKIMAFVIVLKIFLVGFSSYTAPVYFFFVILSVLTMTYANVAALSQNNVKRLLAYSSVAQAGYLILVLAVVSYVGIGNKPSVVDLAIASGMFYSLVYIFMKGGSFLAMNMVKQENVTFDAISGLGKKSPYVAASFSILLLSLAGIPLTGGFLAKYFLFLSVIDGGLWWLAVIAILNSAISVFYYMKVMRYLFWEDPKSEFSTDNGNKAMVIISAAIVVFLGVFYVMFPMLVNISTQLVG; this is encoded by the coding sequence ATGAGCGATATAGCACTGTTCTATCCTGAGATATTCCTGGCGATCATGGGCTTTGTTGTCCTGGCCGTCGGAATACCGGTAAGGAAATCTATTGTCAATGCCGCAATAACATTTGCCACCTTGGCAGTAGCCATAATAATGATTGCGTTCACGCCGTATTCCTCTGCATATGGAATTACGGTGAACAAGTTCTCTGAGTACTTCGCTATCGTGCTGCTGATATCCGCGCTATTCATATCTTTGCCAGTGGCCAAGTACCTCGGAAAGAGGTCGGAGATATTCTACTCTGCACTGATATTCTCAGCACTTGGCATGATATTTGTGGCTGAAACATGGAACCTGATAATAGCCTTCGTTGCGTTCGAATCTGTCAGTATAATGACCTACATCATGTCAGCATATGGAGGCAAGCAGAGAAATCTTGAAGCCACCGTCAAGTACTTCTTCACAGGAACTATAGCGACCACGTTCATTATACTGGGCATCGCATTCTACTTCTTCTCCGTTGGTACGTTCACTCTCTCCACATCAACGACAATGGTGTCGGCAGACAAACCAACCATGCTTCTAGCCCTTCTGTTCCTGCTGATAGGCTTCGGTTTCAAGCTTGCAATATTCCCGATGCACCAGTGGGCCATAGACGCATACGATGGTACTGAAAACGACGTCTCAGCCTTTCTCTCCACTGGAACAAAGATAATGGCATTCGTGATAGTGCTGAAGATATTCCTCGTGGGCTTCAGCTCCTACACCGCACCGGTTTATTTCTTCTTCGTGATACTGTCCGTTCTTACCATGACCTATGCGAACGTGGCCGCCCTCTCGCAGAACAACGTAAAGAGGTTGCTTGCATACTCATCCGTTGCACAAGCCGGATACCTAATACTGGTGCTTGCCGTTGTATCATACGTGGGCATCGGCAATAAACCAAGTGTGGTCGACCTTGCTATCGCATCAGGTATGTTCTATTCCCTTGTCTACATATTCATGAAGGGAGGATCCTTCCTTGCAATGAATATGGTGAAGCAGGAGAACGTAACATTCGATGCAATATCCGGTCTGGGAAAGAAATCGCCATACGTTGCGGCCAGCTTCTCCATACTTCTGCTTAGCCTTGCTGGAATACCGCTTACTGGAGGTTTTCTGGCTAAGTATTTCCTCTTCCTTTCCGTGATAGATGGAGGGCTCTGGTGGCTGGCGGTTATCGCCATACTGAACAGTGCAATCTCCGTATTCTATTACATGAAGGTTATGAGATACCTGTTCTGGGAGGATCCGAAAAGCGAATTCTCAACAGACAATGGGAACAAGGCTATGGTCATAATCTCTGCTGCTATAGTGGTCTTTCTCGGGGTATTTTACGTGATGTTTCCGATGCTTGTTAATATTTCAACGCAGCTGGTGGGGTGA
- a CDS encoding NADH-quinone oxidoreductase subunit M has translation MFAFYILIISIIFGIAAFFTGRYAKETASVLSGILLILIAAFSILRFSSYSGGFISQYSITISRSIGLYFSVGVSGLTDALLILTGIVMLVSILITDRKYGSVFFGLEMLVEVGLIGLLISRDFLFFYIFWELVLVPVYFMIGRYGRDNKDSISLKFFVYTHIGSVFILLSIFTLYSYSFSYLGYYTFEIGPLMSIVHSLPVFELGFVLFGFLFGFLVKMPSFPIHSWLPDSYYSAPYPATVILAGAISMMGGYGLFGILMEAYSAIPLWVLYILEALGIMSIIYFALTAMFQRNIKKMMAFASASAMGFVTLSFAASIIESSGVDYSVKYIEAAGGMFQIVAHGLIMALVFSALYYINRNTKTDSVYGLGGIYREAPMLASFSLIGFLASLGLPGFAGFIGEFSIVVGVFQAISWYIFFVIFGMIITASYHIWTAQRSLYGPYNENLGFIRDVRVSEFLILVFLVLVIFLFGVYPNLIFHNLVNYTSNIFGVIQ, from the coding sequence ATGTTTGCATTCTATATTTTGATAATATCTATAATATTCGGAATCGCTGCTTTCTTCACTGGACGCTATGCAAAGGAAACAGCATCGGTACTGTCTGGCATACTGCTCATACTTATAGCTGCATTTTCTATACTACGCTTCTCATCATATAGCGGTGGATTCATATCGCAGTACAGCATAACGATCTCCAGAAGCATTGGCCTCTATTTCTCCGTAGGTGTAAGCGGACTGACTGATGCCCTGCTCATTCTGACTGGAATAGTGATGCTCGTATCGATACTTATAACGGACAGGAAATACGGATCGGTGTTCTTCGGGCTGGAAATGCTTGTTGAGGTTGGCCTAATAGGTCTTCTTATCTCCAGGGATTTTCTGTTCTTCTACATCTTCTGGGAGCTCGTATTAGTGCCTGTGTACTTCATGATCGGCAGGTATGGAAGGGATAACAAGGATTCCATATCGCTGAAATTCTTTGTTTACACACACATAGGTTCCGTCTTCATTCTCCTTTCGATATTCACACTTTACTCCTATTCGTTTTCATATCTAGGATACTACACATTTGAAATTGGCCCGCTGATGAGTATAGTTCATTCCCTGCCGGTGTTCGAACTAGGTTTTGTCCTGTTTGGCTTCCTGTTCGGATTCCTCGTGAAGATGCCGTCATTCCCAATACATTCCTGGCTGCCAGATTCCTACTATTCTGCTCCATACCCAGCAACAGTGATCCTGGCAGGTGCAATATCCATGATGGGAGGTTACGGTCTCTTTGGCATATTGATGGAGGCATACAGCGCAATACCTCTATGGGTTCTGTACATCCTAGAAGCTCTTGGCATAATGAGCATAATATACTTTGCTCTGACAGCCATGTTCCAGAGGAACATAAAGAAGATGATGGCCTTTGCCAGCGCATCCGCCATGGGCTTCGTCACCCTCTCCTTCGCCGCTTCTATAATCGAATCCTCAGGCGTAGATTACAGCGTCAAATACATCGAGGCAGCGGGAGGTATGTTCCAGATAGTCGCACACGGCCTTATAATGGCACTCGTATTCTCCGCACTTTATTACATAAATAGAAACACCAAAACGGATTCTGTTTATGGCCTGGGTGGTATATACCGTGAGGCTCCGATGCTGGCTTCATTTTCATTGATAGGCTTCCTTGCTTCACTGGGTCTCCCTGGCTTTGCAGGCTTCATAGGCGAATTTTCGATAGTGGTTGGAGTGTTCCAGGCCATAAGCTGGTACATATTCTTTGTGATATTTGGCATGATAATAACTGCCTCCTATCACATATGGACAGCGCAGAGATCATTATATGGGCCCTACAACGAGAATCTTGGGTTCATAAGGGATGTGAGGGTTAGCGAATTTCTCATACTGGTGTTCCTGGTGCTCGTTATCTTTCTATTCGGTGTGTATCCGAATTTGATCTTCCACAATCTAGTTAATTACACCAGCAACATATTCGGGGTGATTCAATGA